TGAAGCTGCGCGGCTTCCGGATCGAGCTGGGCGAGATCGAGGCGGCGCTGCAGGCGCATCCACAGATCCGGCAGAGCGTGGTGCTCGCCCGTGAGGATCAGGCAGGGCAGAAACGGCTGGTGGCGTACGTCGTCGAAGAACCAAGAACGGGTGCCCTCTGGGCGCACCAAGAACCAAGGGGCGAGGAACAAAGATTCCCCTCTCCTACCGCAGTGGGAGAGGGCGGGTGCCCTCCGGGCATGGCACCCGGCCTGGGTGAGGGGCTGCACTTGGAACTCCGCGCGTTCCTGGGAGCGCGCCTGCCCGACTACATGATACCGAGCGCGTTCGTGGTGCTGGACGCGCTGCCGCTGACGCCCAACGGCAAGATCGACCGCACGGCGCTGCCCATGCCTGAAGATCTGCGCGCGGAGTCAGCCGCGCCGTTTAGCGCTCCACGCTCTCAGATCGAGCGAACGATCGCCACGGTGTGGCAGGACGTGCTCGGCGTTGCGCGGGTTGGCATCGATGATTCCTTCTTTGACCTTGGCGGCCACTCGCTGCTGGCTGCGCAGGTACATTCCCGGCTGCGCGAGACGCTAGATGTCGATCTCTCGCTGCTCGATCTGTTTCGCTATCCGACGATCAAAGCCCTGGCAGCGCATCTTGCGGGAGAAGCAGCCACGAGCGTGGTAGCGGAGCCTGGCCTGGAGCACACGCAGCAGACAGGCGATCTTGTGGCTACGTCGGAGATTGCGATCATCGGCATGGATGGCCGCTTTCCCGGCGCGGCAACTATCGACGAGTTCTGGCAAAATCTACGCGACGGCGTGGAGGCGATCAGCTTCTTCAGCGATGAGGAGCTGCTGGCGGCGGGTGTTTCTCCGGCAGAGCTGCGGCATCCGAGCTACGTCAAGGCACGCGGCATCGTGCGCGACATCGATCTGTTTGACGCCGAGTTCTTCGGCATGACTCCCCGTGAGGCGCAGATCACAGACCCGCAGCAGCGCGTGTTCCTTGAGTGCGCGTGGAGCGCGCTGGAATGCGCGGGCTACGACTCGCTGCGGTATGCGGGTCGGATCGGCGTGTTTGCGGGCGTTGGCTTCAACACCTATCTGCTTGCCGCCGACCGCGCGGCGCTGGAGTCGGCGGGGCGCTACCAGGCGCTGATCGGCAACGACAAAGACTTTGTGCCGACGCGCGTGTCATACAAGCTGAACCTGCGCGGCCCCAGCGTGAACGTGCAGACCGCCTGCTCGTCGTCGCTGGTGGCGGTCCATCTGGCCTGTCAAAGCCTGTGCTCCGGCGAGAGCGATATGGTGCTGGCCGGTGGCGTGACGATCGGCGTGCCGCACATTGCGGGCTACCTCTACGAGCGGGGCGGCACGGCATCGCCGGATGGTCATTGCCGTGCGTTTGACGCGGCAGCACAGGGCATGGTCTTTAGCAGCGGAGCTGGCGTGGTGGTGCTGAAACGGTTCAAGGACGCGCTCCGCGACGGCGACACGATCCATGCCGTGATCAAAGGCTCGGCGATCAACAATGATGGAGCCGGGAAGATTGGCTATACCGCGCCGAGCATCGAGGGACAGGCCCAGGTCATCGCCGACGCGCTCAGGGCGGCGCAGGTCGATCCGGCGTCGATCGGCTACATCGAGGCGCATGGCACCGGCACCGCGCTCGGCGATCCGATTGAGGTCGCGGCGCTGCATGAGGTGTTCCGCCCGCATATCCCGCACACCGGCCTGGTCGCGCTGGGCTCGGTCAAGACCGGTATTGGTCATCCCGACGCGGCGGCGGGCGTGGCCGGGCTGATCAAAACCGTGCTGGCGCTCAAGCACGGCCAGATCCCGCCGAGCCTGCACTTTACGCAGCCCAACCCGCAGATCGATTTCGCCAGCAGCCCGTTCTACGTCAACACCAGCCTGCGCGACTGGGCTACCGGGAAGACTCCTCGGCGGGCTGGCGTGAGCTCGTTCGGCATCGGTGGGACGAACGCGCATGTCGTGCTGGAAGAAGCGCCCGTGGCGGATGCCGCGCCGACGACGCGGCCCTGGCATCTGCTGGTGCTCTCGGCGCGGAGCGGCACGGCGCTCGACAGCGCCACCGCCAGCCTGGCGGCGCATCTTCGTCGGCATCCCGACGCCGATCTAGCCGATGTCACGTACACGCTCCAGGTCGGGCGGCGCAGCTTCGACCATCGTCGTGTGCTGGTCTGCCGGGATCGGGCCGATGCCATCGCCGCGCTCGAACCATGCGATCCGCAGCGGGTGCTCTCGGACGTGTGCTCAACGGCTGATCGTCCGGTGGCGATGATGTTTCCGGGCCAGGGCGCGCAGTACGTCGGGATGGGCCGCGAGCTTTACGAGCACGAGCCAGTGTTTCGCGCAAGCGTCGACCACTGCTGCGACCTGTTGATTCACGATCTCGGCCTCGATCTGCGCAGCGTGCTGTATCCAGCCGATGAGCAGGCCGACGCGGCGATCGAGCGATTGACCGAGACGTGGCTTGCGCAGCCCGCGCTGTTTGTGATCGCGTACGCGCTGGCCCAGCTCTGGATGCGCTGGGGCGTGCAGCCGCGAGCGATGATCGGCCACTCCATCGGCGAGTATGTCGCGGCCTGCGTGGCTGGCGTATGGTCGCTTGAGGATGCATTGAAGCTGGTGGCGATCCGTGGACGGCTGATGCAGCACATGCCGTGCGGCGCGATGTTGAGCGTGTCGCTGCCTGAGCAGGATCTGCTGCCCCTGCTGAACGATGCGCTTTCCCTGGCGGCGGTCAACGGCGACCGGCTCTGCGTCGTCGCGGGAGCAGACGATGCGATCAGCGCGTTTCAGGCGGAGCTTGCCGCACGCGGCATCGAGCATCGGCGGCT
The Herpetosiphonaceae bacterium DNA segment above includes these coding regions:
- a CDS encoding beta-ketoacyl synthase N-terminal-like domain-containing protein, with the protein product MAPGLGEGLHLELRAFLGARLPDYMIPSAFVVLDALPLTPNGKIDRTALPMPEDLRAESAAPFSAPRSQIERTIATVWQDVLGVARVGIDDSFFDLGGHSLLAAQVHSRLRETLDVDLSLLDLFRYPTIKALAAHLAGEAATSVVAEPGLEHTQQTGDLVATSEIAIIGMDGRFPGAATIDEFWQNLRDGVEAISFFSDEELLAAGVSPAELRHPSYVKARGIVRDIDLFDAEFFGMTPREAQITDPQQRVFLECAWSALECAGYDSLRYAGRIGVFAGVGFNTYLLAADRAALESAGRYQALIGNDKDFVPTRVSYKLNLRGPSVNVQTACSSSLVAVHLACQSLCSGESDMVLAGGVTIGVPHIAGYLYERGGTASPDGHCRAFDAAAQGMVFSSGAGVVVLKRFKDALRDGDTIHAVIKGSAINNDGAGKIGYTAPSIEGQAQVIADALRAAQVDPASIGYIEAHGTGTALGDPIEVAALHEVFRPHIPHTGLVALGSVKTGIGHPDAAAGVAGLIKTVLALKHGQIPPSLHFTQPNPQIDFASSPFYVNTSLRDWATGKTPRRAGVSSFGIGGTNAHVVLEEAPVADAAPTTRPWHLLVLSARSGTALDSATASLAAHLRRHPDADLADVTYTLQVGRRSFDHRRVLVCRDRADAIAALEPCDPQRVLSDVCSTADRPVAMMFPGQGAQYVGMGRELYEHEPVFRASVDHCCDLLIHDLGLDLRSVLYPADEQADAAIERLTETWLAQPALFVIAYALAQLWMRWGVQPRAMIGHSIGEYVAACVAGVWSLEDALKLVAIRGRLMQHMPCGAMLSVSLPEQDLLPLLNDALSLAAVNGDRLCVVAGADDAISAFQAELAARGIEHRRLHTSHAFHSTMMEPILDRFADEVCKVALHPPQIPYISNVTGTWITASDAQSPAYWSRHLRQTVQFGAGLRTLLAEADWLLLEVGPGHTLSTLVRQHGAKAAGHAVVASLRRAGDGASDDGMPGALARCWLAGVPIDWTGMYAGEQRRRIPLPTYPFERQRYWIEAQDEAPSRSVTHGRQPDPADWFSIPFWKPSILPTIAQSAGPARRWLIFDDGSSLASLLIQALDQQGRTITRVTAGPQFDDSQPDAYRISPHGRADYDRLIESLAARGSLPERIVHLWSLTTGQPEGWSVARLAQAQRLGYASLLHLAQALGPRLAERAHLIAISNQLHGVHSDEPIAPEKATILGACTAIPQEYASLRCQAIDVVVPSSPRQAAALTSCLIGELMAAPTSSSIAYRSGQRWMQTFEAVRIEAAAGRPGRLRDNGTYLIAGGLSPLDHLLATYLAQTVKARLALIGPVALPARESWAAWLDAHAVEDAASQQIRQIQALEQLGAEVLVLPADAADAARMREVIANVIERFGGLHGVFYTAAASTRTTYPIRAFDEAAYLSVFGPQAASATDFVKLLGDQELDFALIVTANTGLLGGAGPAAAATTRFIEALAHEQQRSSDWPCINLRLDLAQVEIDAARWAADQDAADLLPDDVIEVFHRALTTESASCLIVSTVDLHSRLRRAALHQADRPGRALGGTGTAARSTATPYVAPRTAIEETLVSIWQYLLGIEQVGVYDDFFELGGHSLLATQIISQIQQRLGVPVSIQQLFESSTIALLAQAIDHHLTSTTIEQPTTSDLPAHEPIVAAPREMYRMKRAALTRQSSSQEKPHDQQ